Proteins from a single region of Ananas comosus cultivar F153 linkage group 3, ASM154086v1, whole genome shotgun sequence:
- the LOC109707731 gene encoding mechanosensitive ion channel protein 1, mitochondrial isoform X1, with protein MFGLRSILSRSYFAVSHSCFTTRPSRQYAAFITSSRCGSDNFSTASGASALNMLKSVDRCLPNIGDGKNRILPLSAHVEYQECQTNFYLTYPRRSLSGSSWLAKTMSQSRSNIVSICSSAMIAGRVYSSQAGGKRDGLQNSVSNDAATADASNGGTADAVGNDWVNTLNNARQSALDAIAAAGIKAKELKDAVTPHIQQLYDSHPYLEQVIVPVSGTLFGTVLAWFILPRILRRLHKYAAQSPFTVLVGSSSKEHVSYQNSLWGALEDPARYLITFMAFSQLAVMTAPSTSEYFPQVQRAAVVLSFLWFLHRWKTNFFTNAMANQVTTGVDRERLSALDKISSLSLMVLGVMALAEACGVAVQSILTVGGIGGVATAFAARDILGNILSGFSLQFSKPFSVGDNIKAGSIEGQVVEVGLTTTSLINPEKFPVIVPNSLFSSQVIVNKSRAQWRASVTKVPLRIKDIEKIPPVSEEIKAMLRANPNIFLGNDAPCCYLSRLEVSFAELTIGCNLKAMRKDELFAAEQDILLQAARIIRKHGAELGSTQQ; from the exons ATGTTCGGACTCAGATCCATCTTATCTAGGTCGTATTTTGCTGTCTCGCATTCATGCTTTACGACAAGACCTTCTCGGCAATATGCTGCTTTTATTACCTCTTCAAGGTGCGGAAGTGATAATTTTTCAACCGCATCAGGTGCCTCGGCACTTAACATGCTAAAGTCTGTAGACCGTTGTCTGCCGAATATTGGGGATGGAAAGAACAGAATATTGCCTCTATCAGCTCATGTGGAATATCAAGAATGCcaaactaatttttatttgacGTATCCAAGAAGATCCTTGAGTGGTAGCAGTTGGCTAGCGAAAACTATGTCGCAATCTCGAAGCAATATAGTATCGATATGCTCGTCTGCTATGATTGCCGGTCGAGTGTATTCATCGCAGGCAGGCGGAAAACGAGATGGTCTTCAAAACTCCGTCTCAAATGATGCAGCAACCGCAGACGCTTCTAATGGTGGGACTGCTGATGCTGTAGGGAATGATTGGGTCAATACGCTAAATAACGCTCGTCAATCTGCTCTAGATGCTATTGCTGCCGCCGGCATTAAAGCTAAGGAGTTGAAGGATGCAGTCACGCCTCATATACAACAGCTATATGACTCACATCCTTATTTGGAACAGGTAATTGTACCAGTTAGTGGAACTTTGTTCGGAACAGTACTGGCTTGGTTCATTTTGCCAAGAATCTTAAGGAGGCTTCACAAATACGCAGCACAAAGTCCTTTTACAGTTTTAGTGGGGAGCTCAAGTAAGGAACACGTATCTTACCAAAACAGCCTGTGGGGTGCTCTTGAAGACCCTGCAAGATACCTTATTACCTTTATGGCATTCTCTCAATT AGCTGTGATGACTGCACCAAGCACTTCAGAATATTTTCCACAAGTACAAAGGGCTGCtgttgttctttcttttttgtggtTTCTTCATAGATGGAAAACCAATTTTTTCACCAATGCTATGGCCAACCAAGTCACAACAGGTGTTGATCGAGAAAGATTGTCTGCCCTGGATAAGATTTCATCGCTAAGCTTAATGGTGCTTGGAGTTATGGCTTTAGCTGAAGCTTGTGGTGTAGCTGTGCAATCAATTTTGACTGTTGGTGGTATTGGAG GTGTCGCTACCGCATTTGCTGCTAGAGATATCCTTGGTAACATTCTCAGTGGGTTCTCTTTGCAATTCTCAAAACCTTTCTCAGTGGGGGACAAtataaag GCTGGATCAATAGAAGGGCAAGTGGTGGAAGTTGGACTCACTACCACTTCTTTGATCAATCCAGAAAAGTTTCCTGTCATAGTTCCAAACTCACTATTCTCCAGTCAG GTGATAGTGAATAAATCACGTGCTCAATGGCGTGCTAGTGTTACGAAAGTTCCTTTAAGAATCAAGGATATAGAAAAGATTCCCCCTGTGTCAGAGGAGATCAAAGCTATGCTAAGAGCAAATCCGAACATTTTTTTAGGAAATGATGCACCTTGCTGTTACCTCTCTCGACTAGAAGTTTCATTCGCAGAGCTTACTATCGGATGCAATCTCAAAGCTATG AGAAAAGATGAGTTGTTTGCGGCAGAACAAGATATTCTACTGCAAGCTGCAAGGATCATCAGGAAACACGGTGCCGAACTAGGAAGCACCCAACAGTAG
- the LOC109707731 gene encoding mechanosensitive ion channel protein 1, mitochondrial isoform X2: MQSRLIYNSYMTHILIWNRAVMTAPSTSEYFPQVQRAAVVLSFLWFLHRWKTNFFTNAMANQVTTGVDRERLSALDKISSLSLMVLGVMALAEACGVAVQSILTVGGIGGVATAFAARDILGNILSGFSLQFSKPFSVGDNIKAGSIEGQVVEVGLTTTSLINPEKFPVIVPNSLFSSQVIVNKSRAQWRASVTKVPLRIKDIEKIPPVSEEIKAMLRANPNIFLGNDAPCCYLSRLEVSFAELTIGCNLKAMRKDELFAAEQDILLQAARIIRKHGAELGSTQQ, from the exons ATGCAGTCACGCCTCATATACAACAGCTATATGACTCACATCCTTATTTGGAACAG AGCTGTGATGACTGCACCAAGCACTTCAGAATATTTTCCACAAGTACAAAGGGCTGCtgttgttctttcttttttgtggtTTCTTCATAGATGGAAAACCAATTTTTTCACCAATGCTATGGCCAACCAAGTCACAACAGGTGTTGATCGAGAAAGATTGTCTGCCCTGGATAAGATTTCATCGCTAAGCTTAATGGTGCTTGGAGTTATGGCTTTAGCTGAAGCTTGTGGTGTAGCTGTGCAATCAATTTTGACTGTTGGTGGTATTGGAG GTGTCGCTACCGCATTTGCTGCTAGAGATATCCTTGGTAACATTCTCAGTGGGTTCTCTTTGCAATTCTCAAAACCTTTCTCAGTGGGGGACAAtataaag GCTGGATCAATAGAAGGGCAAGTGGTGGAAGTTGGACTCACTACCACTTCTTTGATCAATCCAGAAAAGTTTCCTGTCATAGTTCCAAACTCACTATTCTCCAGTCAG GTGATAGTGAATAAATCACGTGCTCAATGGCGTGCTAGTGTTACGAAAGTTCCTTTAAGAATCAAGGATATAGAAAAGATTCCCCCTGTGTCAGAGGAGATCAAAGCTATGCTAAGAGCAAATCCGAACATTTTTTTAGGAAATGATGCACCTTGCTGTTACCTCTCTCGACTAGAAGTTTCATTCGCAGAGCTTACTATCGGATGCAATCTCAAAGCTATG AGAAAAGATGAGTTGTTTGCGGCAGAACAAGATATTCTACTGCAAGCTGCAAGGATCATCAGGAAACACGGTGCCGAACTAGGAAGCACCCAACAGTAG
- the LOC109707140 gene encoding uncharacterized protein LOC109707140 — translation MKGGRGGEKEKGEMKGGGGNHKEGHEGYPMASFVFHRRLMIYLILPISALYVFYTLNLLLSSSSTASVPSPPCPTLDYNSVSSVARILSSNLSSAPAPPPPPAAAAAAAATGLEHIVFGIAASADLWDKRKEYIKVWWRPGRMRGFVWLDRPVREFRSNASRLGLPILKLSADTSKFPYTHRQGSRSALRISRIVSETFRLGLPDVRWFVMGDDDTVFVAENLVRVLGGFDHRQPYYIGSLSESHLQNIYFSYGMAYGGGGFAISRPLAAALARVQDGCIARYPALYGSDDRIQACMAELGVPLTRHPGFHQYDVYGDLLGLLAAHPVAPLVSLHHLDVVQPVFPGAASRAAAVRRLFEGPVRLDAAGVMQQSICYDRERRWTVSVSWGFAVQVVRGVMSPREMEMPARTFLNWYRRADYTAYAFNTRPVARNPCQRPHVYYLAAARLDPARRTTLTRYDRHRPDAPHPLCRWKIADPAALLHRVLVYKKPDPALWDRSPRRNCCRVLSSPKEGRKGDKTMTIDVGVCREGEISLI, via the exons atGAAAGGGGGACGCGgcggagaaaaagagaaaggagagatGAAAGGGGGAGGTGGGAACCACAAGGAGGGGCACGAGGGCTACCCCATGGCCTCCTTCGTCTTCCACCGTCGCCTCATGATCTACCTCATCCTCCCCATCTCCGCACTCTACGTCTTCTACACCCTCAACCTCCTCCTCTCATCCTCCTCAACCGCGAGCGTCCCCTCCCCGCCCTGCCCCACCCTCGACTACAACTCCGTGTCGTCCGTCGCCCGCATTCTCTCCTCCAACCTCTCCTCCgcgccggcgccgcctcctccccc tgcggcggcggcggcggcggcggcgaccgggcTGGAGCACATCGTGTTCGGGATCGCGGCGTCGGCGGATCTGTGGGACAAGCGGAAGGAGTACATAAAGGTGTGGTGGCGGCCGGGGCGGATGCGGGGGTTCGTGTGGCTGGACCGGCCGGTGCGGGAGTTCAGATCCAACGCGTCGCGGCTCGGGCTGCCGATCCTGAAGCTGTCGGCCGACACGTCGAAGTTCCCGTACACGCACCGGCAGGGCAGCCGGTCGGCCCTCCGCATCTCGCGCATCGTGTCGGAGACGTTCCGGCTGGGGCTGCCGGACGTGCGGTGGTTCGTGATGGGCGACGACGACACGGTGTTCGTGGCGGAGAACCTGGTGCGCGTGCTGGGCGGGTTCGACCACCGGCAGCCGTACTACATCGGGTCGCTGTCGGAGAGCCACCTGCAGAACATCTACTTCTCGTACGGGATGGCGTACGGCGGGGGCGGGTTCGCGATCAGCCGGCCGCTGGCGGCGGCGCTGGCGCGGGTGCAGGACGGGTGCATCGCGCGGTACCCGGCGCTGTACGGGAGCGACGACCGGATCCAGGCGTGCATGGCGGAGCTGGGCGTGCCGCTGACGCGGCACCCGGGGTTCCACCAGTACGACGTGTACGGCGACCTGCTGGGGCTGCTGGCGGCGCACCCGGTGGCGCCGCTGGTGTCGCTGCACCACCTGGACGTGGTGCAGCCGGTGTTCCCCGGGGCGGCGTcgcgggcggcggcggtgcggcgGCTGTTCGAGGGCCCGGTGCGGCTGGACGCGGCCGGGGTGATGCAGCAGAGCATCTGCTACGACCGGGAGCGGCGGTGGACGGTGTCGGTGTCGTGGGGGTTCGCGGTGCAGGTGGTGCGCGGGGTGATGTCGCCGCGGGAGATGGAGATGCCCGCGCGCACCTTCCTCAACTGGTACCGCCGCGCCGACTACACCGCCTACGCCTTCAACACGCGCCCCGTCGCCCGCAACCCCTGCCAGCGGCCCCACGTCTACTacctcgccgccgcccgccTCGACCCCGCGCGCCGCACCACCCTCACCCGCTACGACCGCCACCGCCCCGACGCCCCCCACCCCCTCTGCCGCTGGAAGATCGCCGACCCCGCCGCCCTCCTCCACCGCGTCCTCGTCTACAAGAAGCCCGACCCCGCCCTCTGGGACCGG TCACCGAGGAGGAATTGCTGCAGAGTGCTGTCGTCGCCCAAGGAGGGGAGGAAGGGAGACAAAACGATGACCATCGACGTGGGCGTGTGCAGAGAAGGGGAGATTAGTCTAATTTAG